One segment of Natronosalvus halobius DNA contains the following:
- a CDS encoding mechanosensitive ion channel family protein: MLQNATGGNETAVEEGLRSLAPNWIPPGVVDMAFAVFVLIVGWYLSKVVVRLTGRTIAQKIERPSVTRTVLRAVRITVIAFTVLVAANILGLTGFEILLPVTVISAMVGIVLAPLVGSLINGLFVLSDQPYEIGDMIEVTDSGHRGFVEDITIRYTKIFTLENTFIVIPNSEINARDVVNFSAEDERTRLSISFEITYESDLETAIRVSERATRGVDNVIAGGPDIRIGSARYAASPTCDVLEYGDSGVTLQVRFWVNHPYKITVVRSAVHRAIRDRFSAEGVEFAYPHTHHVFDETSGTARVAQVDRETQPRPTSRKHEQVADGDGVGDGDGNRNE, encoded by the coding sequence ATGCTGCAGAACGCCACGGGTGGCAATGAGACGGCCGTCGAGGAGGGGCTACGGTCACTCGCCCCCAACTGGATTCCGCCCGGGGTCGTCGACATGGCGTTCGCCGTATTCGTGCTGATCGTCGGCTGGTACCTCTCGAAGGTCGTCGTTCGCCTCACTGGTCGGACGATCGCCCAGAAAATCGAACGGCCATCGGTGACGCGAACGGTCCTTCGAGCCGTTCGAATCACAGTCATCGCGTTCACGGTCCTGGTCGCGGCCAACATCCTCGGTCTAACTGGCTTCGAAATCCTGCTTCCGGTGACGGTCATCTCGGCCATGGTGGGTATCGTGCTCGCTCCGTTGGTCGGCAGCCTGATCAACGGCCTGTTCGTCCTCTCGGACCAGCCATACGAAATCGGCGACATGATCGAAGTTACCGACAGTGGGCACCGGGGATTCGTCGAGGACATCACGATCCGCTACACGAAGATATTCACGCTCGAGAACACGTTTATCGTCATCCCGAACTCGGAGATAAACGCCCGGGACGTCGTCAACTTCTCGGCCGAGGACGAACGGACACGGCTGTCCATTTCGTTCGAGATCACCTACGAGAGCGACCTCGAGACGGCCATACGTGTCTCCGAGCGAGCGACGCGAGGCGTCGACAACGTGATCGCTGGCGGCCCGGATATTCGCATCGGGAGCGCCCGGTACGCCGCCTCGCCGACGTGTGACGTCCTCGAGTATGGCGACAGCGGCGTCACCCTGCAGGTTCGGTTCTGGGTGAATCATCCGTACAAGATCACGGTCGTCCGCTCGGCGGTCCATCGAGCGATCCGCGACCGATTCAGCGCGGAGGGAGTCGAGTTTGCCTACCCGCACACCCACCACGTCTTCGACGAGACGAGTGGCACCGCTCGAGTCGCACAGGTCGACCGCGAGACCCAGCCCCGGCCGACGAGTCGGAAACACGAACAGGTTGCTGACGGGGACGGGGTCGGGGACGGGGACGGGAACAGGAACGAATAG